A genome region from Triticum aestivum cultivar Chinese Spring chromosome 2B, IWGSC CS RefSeq v2.1, whole genome shotgun sequence includes the following:
- the LOC123043459 gene encoding OVARIAN TUMOR DOMAIN-containing deubiquitinating enzyme 1 isoform X1 — translation MGFKIKFKNLLRAASAAGSSRYGGGAAEATPTTPPRVPLPPPPASPISPPPLQAPRPPPRPAGKDTDEGPDDENSQEVADDERKNWKQLLDGKRTYLRPPREHHVVSDVFKCPDTRKAALGRQKRLSRLVEKHSKNFFKEKIKILCQHYAHFRRTRGDGSCFYRAFLFSYLENLGLMQDSQAEVTRLMEHVAMSRENFCRLKWDKAYFLNPEEYFSSVVSEFSHLVNSVANGLSSDELYNRSIQEIVPLRIISLLRLLAETEIRSREDDFKSLLPKEMDALTLRVSYTIYS, via the exons ATGGGGTTCAAGATAAAATTCAAGAACCTTCTGCGCGCGGCATCCGCCGCGGGAAGCAGCCGatacggcggcggcgccgccgaggCTACACCGACGACGCCACCACGGGTTCCGCTCCCACCGCCGCCAGCATCGCCCATCTCACCGCCCCCGCTTCAGGCGCCACGACCCCCTCCGCGTCCCGCCGGCAAGGACACG GATGAAGGACCGGACGATGAGAATTCGCAGGAGGTGGCAGATGATGAG CGCAAAAACTGGAAGCAACTTCTGGATGGCAAGCGAACATACCTCCGACCACCAAGGGAGCACCATGTTGTCAGTGATGTTTTCAAGTGTCCAGATACTCGTAAAGCTGCATTAGGACGCCAG AAACGACTCTCGCGTTTGGTTGAGAAACATTCAAAGAATTTCTTCAAGGAAAAGATCAAG ATTCTCTGTCAGCATTATGCGCACTTCAGAAGAACTCGTGGAGATGGCAGCTGTTTCTACAGGGCATTCTTATTCTCCTACTTG GAAAACCTTGGATTAATGCAAGATAGTCAAGCTGAAGTTACTCGTCTAATGGAACATGTGGCTATGTCCAGAGAGAATTTCTGTCGTCTGAAATGGGATAAAGCATACTTCTTAAATCCTGAAGAATACTTTTCAAGTGTTGTTTCT GAGTTCAGTCATTTGGTTAACTCAGTTGCGAATGG TCTGAGTTCTGATGAGCTGTACAATAGAAGTATACAGGAGATCGTGCCACTCAGGA TTATTTCTTTGCTAAGATTGCTGGCAGAGACTGAGATCCGATCACGAGAAGACGATTTCAAATCACTTCTCCCAAAAGAAATGGATGCCCTTACGCTTAGAGTTTCCTACACTATatattcttga
- the LOC123043459 gene encoding uncharacterized protein isoform X2, translating to MGFKIKFKNLLRAASAAGSSRYGGGAAEATPTTPPRVPLPPPPASPISPPPLQAPRPPPRPAGKDTDEGPDDENSQEVADDERKNWKQLLDGKRTYLRPPREHHVVSDVFKCPDTRKAALGRQKRLSRLVEKHSKNFFKEKIKILCQHYAHFRRTRGDGSCFYRAFLFSYLENLGLMQDSQAEVTRLMEHVAMSRENFCRLKWDKAYFLNPEEYFSSVVSEFSHLVNSVANGLSSDELYNRSIQEIVPLRILLQGAASSGC from the exons ATGGGGTTCAAGATAAAATTCAAGAACCTTCTGCGCGCGGCATCCGCCGCGGGAAGCAGCCGatacggcggcggcgccgccgaggCTACACCGACGACGCCACCACGGGTTCCGCTCCCACCGCCGCCAGCATCGCCCATCTCACCGCCCCCGCTTCAGGCGCCACGACCCCCTCCGCGTCCCGCCGGCAAGGACACG GATGAAGGACCGGACGATGAGAATTCGCAGGAGGTGGCAGATGATGAG CGCAAAAACTGGAAGCAACTTCTGGATGGCAAGCGAACATACCTCCGACCACCAAGGGAGCACCATGTTGTCAGTGATGTTTTCAAGTGTCCAGATACTCGTAAAGCTGCATTAGGACGCCAG AAACGACTCTCGCGTTTGGTTGAGAAACATTCAAAGAATTTCTTCAAGGAAAAGATCAAG ATTCTCTGTCAGCATTATGCGCACTTCAGAAGAACTCGTGGAGATGGCAGCTGTTTCTACAGGGCATTCTTATTCTCCTACTTG GAAAACCTTGGATTAATGCAAGATAGTCAAGCTGAAGTTACTCGTCTAATGGAACATGTGGCTATGTCCAGAGAGAATTTCTGTCGTCTGAAATGGGATAAAGCATACTTCTTAAATCCTGAAGAATACTTTTCAAGTGTTGTTTCT GAGTTCAGTCATTTGGTTAACTCAGTTGCGAATGG TCTGAGTTCTGATGAGCTGTACAATAGAAGTATACAGGAGATCGTGCCACTCAGGA TATTGCTGCAAGGAGCTGCGTCCTCTGGATGTTGA
- the LOC123043459 gene encoding OVARIAN TUMOR DOMAIN-containing deubiquitinating enzyme 1 isoform X3 — MIFFGMTQCRSTKMNIFPQRKNWKQLLDGKRTYLRPPREHHVVSDVFKCPDTRKAALGRQKRLSRLVEKHSKNFFKEKIKILCQHYAHFRRTRGDGSCFYRAFLFSYLENLGLMQDSQAEVTRLMEHVAMSRENFCRLKWDKAYFLNPEEYFSSVVSEFSHLVNSVANGLSSDELYNRSIQEIVPLRIISLLRLLAETEIRSREDDFKSLLPKEMDALTLRVSYTIYS; from the exons ATGATATTCTTCGGCATGACTCAGTGTCGCTCAactaaaatgaatatttttccccAGCGCAAAAACTGGAAGCAACTTCTGGATGGCAAGCGAACATACCTCCGACCACCAAGGGAGCACCATGTTGTCAGTGATGTTTTCAAGTGTCCAGATACTCGTAAAGCTGCATTAGGACGCCAG AAACGACTCTCGCGTTTGGTTGAGAAACATTCAAAGAATTTCTTCAAGGAAAAGATCAAG ATTCTCTGTCAGCATTATGCGCACTTCAGAAGAACTCGTGGAGATGGCAGCTGTTTCTACAGGGCATTCTTATTCTCCTACTTG GAAAACCTTGGATTAATGCAAGATAGTCAAGCTGAAGTTACTCGTCTAATGGAACATGTGGCTATGTCCAGAGAGAATTTCTGTCGTCTGAAATGGGATAAAGCATACTTCTTAAATCCTGAAGAATACTTTTCAAGTGTTGTTTCT GAGTTCAGTCATTTGGTTAACTCAGTTGCGAATGG TCTGAGTTCTGATGAGCTGTACAATAGAAGTATACAGGAGATCGTGCCACTCAGGA TTATTTCTTTGCTAAGATTGCTGGCAGAGACTGAGATCCGATCACGAGAAGACGATTTCAAATCACTTCTCCCAAAAGAAATGGATGCCCTTACGCTTAGAGTTTCCTACACTATatattcttga